The genomic interval TGCGCGCCGCCGACATCGTGGCTGCGACCGGCGAATCTCCGGTTCTCCTGCGCCGCATCGGTGAATCCGCCGCCGGCCATGCCTTCACCGGCAGCGTCGGCCCCGGCGAGGCGGTGCGGATCTTCACCGGCGCTCCCTTGCCCGATGGTGCCGACGCCGTGGTGATGCAGGAGGATTGCAGCGCCGACGACGCCACGGTCCGGATCGGGCGCGCCGTCGCCTCTGGCCGGTTCGTCCGTGAAGCCGGCTTCGATTTCTCCCTGGGTCAGCAGTTGCTGCCGAAGGACCGCCGCCTGACCGCCCGCGACATCGCGCTGGCCGCCGGCGGCAATGTGCCCTGGCTGTCGGTGCATCGCCGGCCGCGCATCGCCATTCTCGCCACCGGCGACGAGATCGCCCTGCCCGGCGACCCGCTGGGGCCGAGTCAGATCGTCAGCACCAACGCACTAGGCCTCTGCGCCCTCGTCACCGCCCAGGGCGGCCTCGCTCACAATCTCGGCGTCGCCAAGGACACGCCGGAGAGTGTCGCCGCGCTGGCGAAGGGGGCGGCAGGCTGCGATCTTCTGGTCACCACCGGCGGAGCGGCCCATGGTGATTACGACCTGGTTCGTGACGTTCTGGCCGAACAGGGCCTGGCGCTGGAGGTGCAGACCGTGGCGATGCGGCCGGGCAAGGCGCTGATGTTCGGCCGGGCCGGATCGGTGCCGCTGCTGGGCCTGCCCGGCAACCCGGTGTCCACCGGCGTCACCGCCATCCTGTTCCTGCGCCCGATCCTGCGGCTGCTTCAGGGCCTGCCGCCGGAGGACGACCGTCCGCCGCTGCGTGCCCGCCTGACCGCCGCGCTGAAGGCCAACGACCGGCGCGAGGAGTATCTGCGCGCCACCCTCGCCGCCGGCCCTGACGGGGTGCTGACCGTCACCCCCTTCTCCCGCCAGGACAGCGCCATCACCACGCTCTACGCCCAGGCCGACTGCCTGATCCCACGCCCGCCCCATGCCGATCCGGAGCCTGCCGGCGCCATGGTGAGCGTGCTCCCTTTGACGGATGGTGTATTCAGCATCTAGACTTGAACGGAGCGCCAGGACGGCGGATTGAACAGTTGAACATCACCCGGAAAACTGTTTCACGGCGTTCCAGATGTTCCATTCAAGTTCTAAAACAAGCCGATGGGGGGCTTGACGGGCAGCAGGAACCAAACTAGAACATGGAGCAACGTTTAGTTTTTGTTCCATCTTCAGTCTGGCGACGGCCGGGAGGCATCCATGCTCACGCGCAAGCAGCACGAATTGCTGCTGTTCATCCACGAACGGCTCGGCCAGGGCGGTGTCTCGCCGTCGTTCGACGAGATGAAGGACGCCCTGGGCCTGAAGTCCAAGTCGGGCATCCATCGCCTCATCACCGGGCTTGAGGAGCGTGGTTTCATCCGCCGCCTGCCCCATAGGGCCCGCGCGCTTGAGGTTCTCCGCCTCCCCGAGGGTCTCGACGCCGCCCGCTCGCGCACCGCGCCCAAGCCGAAGTTCCAGCCCAACGTCATCAAGGGCGATTTCGCCTTCGCCGGCCGCGACACCGCCCCCCCCGCTCCGACCCCGGCCGCCGGGAACGAGACCGTTCAGCTTCCGCTCTATGGCCGCATCGCCGCCGGCACGCCGATCGAGGCCCTGCGCGACAACAGCGCCTTCGTCGACATCCCCGCCTCGATGCTGACCAGCGGCGACCATTACGCGCTGGAGGTTTCCGGCGACTCGATGATCGAAGCCGGCATCCTCGACCACGACACCATCATCATCCAGCGCTGCGATTCGGCTGAGAACGGCACCATCGTCGTCGCCCTGGTCGATGAAGGCGAAGTGACGCTGAAGCGCCTGCGCCGCAAGGGCAACACGGTCGCCCTGGAACCTGCCAACGCCGCCTATGAGACCCGCATCTTCGGTGCCGACCGCGTCCGCGTGCAGGGCAAGCTGATCGGTCTGGTGCGGAAGTACTGAGACGCTGCACAGGGGGAAGGGGCGCGGTTGAGCGATCGCTGCGACATCACCTTCCCCCGGTCCACGGCCGGTCTCCCCTGACACCCCGCACCGTCTCCAGTCTAATTCCGTCTGTCGTCACCGTCAGCGCATGCGCGCCCTCATGCCGCAGCGCCCAGCGGTCGGCGACAAATTCCGCCCGGCACCGCCGCGCCACCGCCGCCGTCACCACGGCATCAACCGCGCCGCAATCCTCATCCAGCGCATCCGACAAGCGCGGCAGCGCCACGGTCTTCCCTCCGACCCGGTACAAACACCCCAGCGCATCGCAGCTCAGCGATCGCTCTCCCTCACTCCATCCGCCCGCCGCCGGCCAGGGATCCGCCGCCGACCGTTCGCCGTCGCGCTCCCGCCAGGTCTCGGCCACCCGCCCGCCGCCCTTCACCGACGCACTCAACCGCCCATCCGGCAGCCGAACCGCCGTTACCGACCCATCGCCCGCCACCAGCACATCCGGCCGCACCGCCAGCATCGGCGAGGCCAGCCCCGCCAGGATCGGCAGCATCCCCAGCCACCGCCACCGCTGCCGCCAGATGCACAGCCAGATGCCGCCCAGCACCAGAACCGCAAAGCCCTCCGCCGGCATTGCCGTTACCGTCAGCGACGCCCAGGGCAATCGGCCGAAGAACTCCGCTGTCCAGATCACCGCCCGGTCGCCCCAGTTCATGGCGATCAGCGCCGGTGCCTCCAATCCGAAGGGGAGCAGCGCATAAGCGATCAGGCTCCACGGCATGACCCAGAAGGATGTGATGGGAATCGCGATCAGGTTCGACAGCACGCCATAGAAGGCGATCTGCTGAAAATGGAAGAGCGAGAAGGGCAAGGTCGCCAGCGTCGCCACCACACTGGTCAGCAGAATGCCGCCGACATAGAACAGGCCGCGCACCAGCCACCCGGCATCCCGCCGCCATTCCGCCAGCCGGACGCTGCCGCGCTCGAAGGCGGCGATCAGCGCCACCACCGCGGCGAAGGACATCTGGAAGCTCGGCCCCAGCATCCCCTCTGGATCCATGGCCACGGTTACCAGCCCAGCGAAGGCGACCAGACGCATGCTCAACGGGTGGCGGTCCAGCATGATCGCCCCCATCGCCATGCCCGTCATCAGCACCGACCGCACAGTCGGCAGCGGCGCCCCCACCAGCATTGTGTAAGCGAGCGCCGAGAGAATGCCGAACAGCGCCGCGATCTTCTTGATCGGCCACCGCAGCGCGACATAGGGCACCGCCGCCAGCAGCGCCCGCACCACATAGAACAGGATGCCGGCGGCGATGCCGACATGCAGCCCGGAGATCGACAGCAGATGCGCCAGCCCGCTGTTGCGGAAGTCGTCCATCGTTGCCTCGGGTATGCCGAACTCCTCGCCATTCAGCAGCGCGGTGGTGACGCTCGCCTCGACCGGATCACCGATCGCCGCCGCCACCCGCTCTGCAATGGCGCCGCGCGCCCGTTCAAAGGCGATGGCGACCGTGCTCCACCCGGTCACCGGCGGCGCCTCGACAAGCTCCGGCGCTCCGGTAGCGAACCCGGTGCCACCCAACCCCATGAACCAGGCACGCC from Azospirillum sp. TSH100 carries:
- a CDS encoding ComEC/Rec2 family competence protein; amino-acid sequence: MTAAGWPEEETDDPPALGGRWRRLLAAVGRRLAALAEAEGERWVLWLPVAFGAGVSLYFGLRQEPERWIGAVAVGGCLLLVLAVRRWFAVAGAAMALLMLASGFLVAQLHTVHMAAPVLNRSIAGATVTGRVMAVERRPRATRITLREVSVSRLASEQMPAALRIRLSDRYPAPAPGSVVRLRATLLPPMAPAEPGAFDFQRRAWFMGLGGTGFATGAPELVEAPPVTGWSTVAIAFERARGAIAERVAAAIGDPVEASVTTALLNGEEFGIPEATMDDFRNSGLAHLLSISGLHVGIAAGILFYVVRALLAAVPYVALRWPIKKIAALFGILSALAYTMLVGAPLPTVRSVLMTGMAMGAIMLDRHPLSMRLVAFAGLVTVAMDPEGMLGPSFQMSFAAVVALIAAFERGSVRLAEWRRDAGWLVRGLFYVGGILLTSVVATLATLPFSLFHFQQIAFYGVLSNLIAIPITSFWVMPWSLIAYALLPFGLEAPALIAMNWGDRAVIWTAEFFGRLPWASLTVTAMPAEGFAVLVLGGIWLCIWRQRWRWLGMLPILAGLASPMLAVRPDVLVAGDGSVTAVRLPDGRLSASVKGGGRVAETWRERDGERSAADPWPAAGGWSEGERSLSCDALGCLYRVGGKTVALPRLSDALDEDCGAVDAVVTAAVARRCRAEFVADRWALRHEGAHALTVTTDGIRLETVRGVRGDRPWTGGR
- the lexA gene encoding transcriptional repressor LexA, whose amino-acid sequence is MLTRKQHELLLFIHERLGQGGVSPSFDEMKDALGLKSKSGIHRLITGLEERGFIRRLPHRARALEVLRLPEGLDAARSRTAPKPKFQPNVIKGDFAFAGRDTAPPAPTPAAGNETVQLPLYGRIAAGTPIEALRDNSAFVDIPASMLTSGDHYALEVSGDSMIEAGILDHDTIIIQRCDSAENGTIVVALVDEGEVTLKRLRRKGNTVALEPANAAYETRIFGADRVRVQGKLIGLVRKY
- the glp gene encoding gephyrin-like molybdotransferase Glp, which translates into the protein MISVAEARARILSAFAPLPAETVALADALGRVLAEPVVARLTQPPFHAAAMDGWAVRAADIVAATGESPVLLRRIGESAAGHAFTGSVGPGEAVRIFTGAPLPDGADAVVMQEDCSADDATVRIGRAVASGRFVREAGFDFSLGQQLLPKDRRLTARDIALAAGGNVPWLSVHRRPRIAILATGDEIALPGDPLGPSQIVSTNALGLCALVTAQGGLAHNLGVAKDTPESVAALAKGAAGCDLLVTTGGAAHGDYDLVRDVLAEQGLALEVQTVAMRPGKALMFGRAGSVPLLGLPGNPVSTGVTAILFLRPILRLLQGLPPEDDRPPLRARLTAALKANDRREEYLRATLAAGPDGVLTVTPFSRQDSAITTLYAQADCLIPRPPHADPEPAGAMVSVLPLTDGVFSI